In one window of Methanoculleus chikugoensis DNA:
- the gpmA gene encoding 2,3-diphosphoglycerate-dependent phosphoglycerate mutase: protein MATLILLRHGESAWNRENRFTGWTDIDLTPQGIKEAHRAAELLGGGGYTFSVAYTSVLKRAIRTLWIVMDDLDLMYVPVHRSWRLNEKSYGALQGLNKQETAGKYGAEQVHLWRRAYDVRPPPLAWDDPRHPRFDSRYADLDPESLPATESLHDTLKRVLPCWENCIKRDLAAGKPVLVAAHGNSLRALVKHLDGVPDDEIAALNIPTGYPLVYELGGDLTAVRRYYLGDPEEVAAAARGVARQAGPG from the coding sequence ATGGCAACGTTGATCCTGCTAAGGCACGGCGAGAGCGCCTGGAACAGGGAGAACCGGTTCACGGGCTGGACCGACATCGACCTCACGCCGCAGGGTATAAAGGAGGCGCATCGCGCGGCTGAACTCCTCGGGGGCGGCGGGTATACGTTCAGCGTCGCCTACACCTCAGTCCTGAAGCGGGCGATCCGGACGCTCTGGATCGTCATGGACGACCTCGACCTTATGTACGTCCCGGTGCACCGTTCCTGGCGGTTAAACGAGAAGAGTTACGGCGCCCTGCAGGGCTTGAACAAGCAGGAGACCGCCGGGAAGTACGGTGCGGAGCAGGTGCACCTCTGGCGACGGGCATACGACGTGCGGCCGCCCCCGCTCGCATGGGACGATCCAAGGCACCCGCGGTTCGACTCCCGCTATGCGGACCTCGACCCGGAGAGCCTTCCTGCGACCGAGTCCCTGCACGATACGCTCAAGCGCGTGCTCCCCTGCTGGGAGAACTGCATCAAGAGGGACCTTGCGGCAGGCAAACCGGTCCTGGTCGCCGCCCACGGCAACAGCCTCCGGGCCCTGGTCAAGCACCTGGACGGGGTCCCCGACGACGAGATCGCGGCCCTCAACATCCCCACCGGCTATCCTTTAGTCTACGAACTGGGCGGGGACTTAACGGCCGTCCGGCGCTACTACCTTGGCGACCCGGAGGAGGTCGCGGCGGCTGCACGGGGCGTGGCGCGGCAGGCCGGGCCGGGATAG
- a CDS encoding HEPN domain-containing protein: MSYKFQDCLSRRGVVKRPANRATVERELTETKGDLDSAKKSLLESDFKWTIIKAYYSMFHACKSLLFSAGYVEKSHECLIAAIEELFTDRGILPLLQSSPTSGERRLHERQPTMV, encoded by the coding sequence ATGTCATACAAATTCCAGGATTGTTTGAGCCGTCGAGGTGTGGTCAAACGGCCCGCGAACAGGGCGACGGTCGAGAGGGAGCTCACTGAAACAAAGGGAGATCTCGACTCGGCAAAGAAATCGCTTCTCGAATCCGACTTTAAGTGGACCATCATCAAGGCATACTATTCCATGTTTCATGCCTGCAAATCGCTGCTCTTCAGTGCCGGTTACGTCGAGAAGAGCCATGAGTGCCTTATAGCCGCCATCGAAGAGTTGTTCACCGATAGAGGAATCCTGCCTCTCCTGCAATCGTCTCCGACCTCCGGAGAGCGAAGACTGCACGAGAGGCAGCCGACTATGGTCTGA
- a CDS encoding nucleotidyltransferase domain-containing protein — protein MNNIQQNENPGRQLLDEETPAADGNTPPGNPHPWDFLDAYGSLFRRSSLILLVLLGRDYTRKFHVREISRIVHRDVSLVSKNLKDLETMGLVTREDVGNLAFYQANMESTLLRQMKVWFTLLELQPLIRDLRGMTTNVILYGSCARGEDTPASDIDLYVETLDKEPIQEILHMHRNTLARELSPIVNTPDETYRLKTRDAAFFDTIQQGIVLIG, from the coding sequence TTGAATAATATTCAACAAAACGAGAACCCCGGCCGGCAGCTCCTGGATGAAGAGACACCCGCAGCAGACGGGAACACCCCGCCCGGCAACCCCCACCCCTGGGACTTCCTGGACGCATACGGATCGCTCTTCCGGAGATCGTCGTTGATCCTCCTCGTCCTGCTCGGGAGGGACTACACGAGGAAGTTCCATGTCCGGGAGATCTCCCGGATAGTGCATCGCGATGTCTCGCTCGTCAGCAAAAACCTCAAAGACCTCGAGACGATGGGCCTGGTCACCCGCGAAGATGTGGGAAACCTCGCCTTTTACCAGGCAAATATGGAGAGTACCCTCCTGCGGCAGATGAAGGTCTGGTTCACGCTCCTTGAACTGCAGCCCCTCATCCGGGACCTGCGGGGTATGACGACGAACGTTATCCTCTACGGAAGTTGTGCGCGAGGGGAGGATACGCCCGCAAGCGATATCGACCTCTATGTCGAGACCCTCGACAAAGAGCCTATCCAGGAGATCTTACATATGCACCGGAACACCCTTGCGCGAGAACTCTCCCCGATCGTCAACACGCCGGATGAAACCTATCGATTAAAGACCAGGGATGCCGCATTCTTCGATACTATCCAGCAGGGTATTGTTCTTATCGGGTGA
- the gap gene encoding type I glyceraldehyde-3-phosphate dehydrogenase — MKKVAINGFGRIGRKVLYNYLTDPPEKIEIVAVNDPNPTEELAYLMKYDSVHGRAPFPVEAGPDHIRFGPKDVRVLHERDPTRLPWKDLGVDMVLECTGHFTERAGAAKHLDAGASRVVISAPSPDADHTVVLGVNEGTYDPAKHTVVSNASCTTNALAPAAKVLNDAFGVERLMATAIHAYTATQALVDRAAKKPRRGRAAAVSLIPTTTGAAVATTRVLPELTGKMDAIAVRAPIPDGSVLDIVAELKRETSADQVNAAMKKAAEGRMKGYLAYTLDPIVSADIVGDPHSGVVDGLSTSVVGGRMVKVLVWYDNEFGYAKRMVDIAAYMASRE, encoded by the coding sequence ATGAAGAAGGTTGCCATCAACGGGTTCGGGCGGATTGGGCGGAAAGTTCTCTACAACTACCTGACCGATCCGCCGGAGAAGATCGAGATCGTCGCGGTGAACGATCCAAACCCGACGGAAGAACTCGCCTACCTGATGAAGTACGACTCGGTCCACGGGCGGGCGCCGTTCCCGGTCGAGGCCGGCCCGGACCATATCCGGTTCGGGCCGAAGGATGTGCGGGTGCTGCACGAGAGGGATCCGACCCGCCTCCCGTGGAAGGACCTCGGTGTGGATATGGTGCTCGAGTGCACGGGGCACTTCACGGAGCGGGCGGGCGCCGCGAAGCACCTGGACGCCGGGGCATCACGGGTCGTCATCAGCGCACCCTCGCCCGACGCCGACCATACGGTCGTGCTCGGGGTCAACGAGGGTACCTACGACCCCGCAAAGCACACCGTCGTCTCGAACGCGTCCTGCACGACCAATGCGCTCGCGCCGGCGGCGAAGGTCTTGAACGACGCCTTCGGTGTCGAACGCCTGATGGCGACGGCGATCCACGCCTACACCGCCACCCAGGCACTGGTTGATCGGGCAGCGAAGAAACCGCGCCGTGGACGGGCCGCGGCCGTCTCGCTCATCCCGACGACGACCGGGGCCGCCGTCGCCACCACCCGGGTTCTGCCCGAACTCACCGGGAAGATGGACGCGATAGCCGTCCGGGCCCCCATCCCCGATGGGTCCGTCCTCGATATCGTCGCGGAACTGAAACGCGAGACGTCGGCGGACCAGGTGAACGCCGCGATGAAGAAGGCGGCGGAAGGAAGGATGAAGGGATACCTCGCGTATACCCTGGATCCGATTGTATCGGCCGATATCGTCGGAGACCCGCACTCCGGGGTCGTCGACGGGCTCTCCACGAGCGTCGTCGGCGGGCGGATGGTCAAGGTCCTGGTCTGGTACGACAACGAGTTCGGCTACGCGAAGAGGATGGTCGATATCGCCGCCTACATGGCGTCCCGGGAGTGA
- a CDS encoding NAD(P)-dependent oxidoreductase: MTKLVFFGLDEHEQDVIGRAFAGPSGYDLALHTEPLTIENVSVARDADGIGVFVMSRVTREVLDRLPNLKMVAAMSTGFDHIDSVACRERNIAVSNVPHYGESTVAEFAFGLILALARRFRPTFERTDRGDFSRVGLQGMDLAGKTLGLIGTGRIGSHLARIAHAAGMEVIAYDLRPNPALTEEYGVRYMDLDDVLRQADVISLHVPYTKATHHLIDAGRLRLVKNTVLLVNTSRGGVVDTGAVADALREGRLGGVAFDTFEGEEVWIQEEFQGAGEASEDELRDALESFGLLHSDKAILTPHNAFNTREAVDRILDASIENIRAFFAGNPQNVVAGTYRVPAEAPAGGRA; this comes from the coding sequence ATGACTAAATTAGTCTTCTTCGGCCTCGATGAGCATGAACAGGACGTGATCGGGAGGGCGTTCGCCGGGCCGAGCGGTTACGATCTCGCCCTGCACACCGAACCGCTCACGATCGAGAACGTATCGGTTGCCCGCGATGCCGACGGCATCGGGGTCTTCGTCATGTCCCGCGTCACCCGCGAGGTCCTCGACCGGTTGCCGAACCTCAAGATGGTCGCCGCCATGTCCACGGGGTTCGACCATATCGACTCCGTTGCCTGCCGGGAGCGGAACATCGCCGTCTCTAACGTGCCGCACTATGGTGAGTCCACGGTGGCGGAGTTCGCGTTCGGGCTCATCCTGGCCCTCGCCCGGCGGTTCAGGCCGACGTTTGAGCGAACGGACCGGGGCGACTTCTCGCGGGTCGGACTGCAGGGCATGGACCTCGCCGGTAAGACCCTCGGCCTGATCGGGACCGGACGCATCGGGTCGCACCTCGCCCGCATCGCCCACGCGGCGGGGATGGAGGTGATCGCCTACGACCTGAGGCCGAACCCGGCCCTCACGGAGGAGTACGGCGTCCGCTACATGGACCTTGATGACGTTCTCCGGCAGGCGGACGTCATCAGCCTGCATGTCCCCTACACGAAGGCGACGCACCACCTGATCGATGCCGGGCGGCTGCGGCTCGTGAAAAATACCGTGCTCCTCGTCAACACCTCACGGGGCGGCGTGGTGGATACGGGAGCGGTCGCGGACGCTCTACGCGAGGGCCGGCTCGGGGGAGTCGCGTTCGACACCTTCGAGGGCGAAGAAGTCTGGATCCAGGAGGAGTTCCAGGGGGCCGGCGAGGCGTCGGAAGACGAACTCCGGGATGCGCTCGAGAGTTTCGGCCTGCTGCACTCCGATAAGGCGATCCTCACCCCCCATAACGCCTTCAATACGCGGGAGGCGGTCGACCGGATCCTCGATGCAAGCATCGAGAACATCAGGGCGTTCTTTGCCGGGAACCCGCAGAACGTCGTCGCCGGGACCTACCGGGTGCCGGCAGAGGCGCCTGCCGGAGGGAGAGCATGA
- the ppsA gene encoding phosphoenolpyruvate synthase, giving the protein MKQDATYIRWLADTRNEDVGLVGGKNASLGEMYSELTQKGVKIPDGFAVTAEGYRHVLASAGILDDLKEALAGLDRSDVADIAKRGRRARDLILSAGVPDDLWNEIRTAYDMLCDEYGPDADVAVRSSATAEDLPTVSFAGQQETFLNIRGYQALREAYVRCLASLFTDRAIAYRVDNGFDHFKVALSVGVIKMVRSDLASSGVIFTLDTDTGFRDVVLITGSYGLGEMIVQGAVNPDEFYVFKPTFRKGYRAIVRKNLGEKRVKLIYGHGGTKEVTRRVDVPEADRKRFCIDDDDILTLAGYALTIEDHYSAKANKPVPMDIEWAKDGETGELFVVQARPETVQSQKAGDVLETYRLDERGMVLAAGKSIGDKIAAGKARIVTDVSRLPEFKPGEILVSDTTTPDWEPVMKTAAAIVTNRGGRTSHAAIVSRELGIPAVVGTGDATEKVPTGREVTVSCAEGEEGFIYDRALPFHVEKTRLSDLQRPRTEVMMNLGNPDMAFGLAMLPNDGIGLARMEFIISSYIKVHPMALVHPDRVTDDSVRQSIADLTYGYPDGEEYFVERLAEGVGTIAAAFYPNPVVVRTSDFKTNEYASLLGGAYFEPEEANPMLGFRGASRYYDERYREGFSLECRALKRVREEMGLTNLIIMIPFCRRVEEAKRVIEELAKNDLRRGENGLQVYQMCEVPSNVVEIDAFSEYFDGFSIGSNDLTQLVLGIDRDSAVVGGAFDERDPAVKRMVAMAVEGCRRNGRHSGLCGEAPSTYPEFADFLVEQGIDSISVEPDAILKITLRVAEVEERLSAAKRMAPLPR; this is encoded by the coding sequence ATGAAGCAGGACGCTACCTACATCCGCTGGCTTGCCGACACGAGAAACGAGGACGTCGGCCTGGTCGGCGGGAAGAACGCATCGCTCGGCGAGATGTACAGCGAACTCACCCAGAAGGGCGTGAAGATCCCCGACGGGTTCGCCGTGACCGCCGAAGGCTACCGGCACGTCCTTGCATCCGCAGGGATCCTCGACGACCTCAAAGAGGCACTTGCCGGGCTCGACCGCAGCGACGTCGCCGACATCGCAAAGCGGGGAAGGCGGGCCCGCGACCTGATCCTTTCGGCAGGGGTCCCCGACGACCTCTGGAATGAGATCCGGACAGCCTACGATATGCTCTGCGACGAGTACGGGCCCGACGCCGACGTCGCCGTCCGGTCGAGCGCCACCGCCGAAGACCTCCCGACGGTCTCATTCGCGGGCCAGCAGGAGACCTTCCTGAACATCCGCGGCTACCAGGCGCTCCGGGAGGCCTACGTCCGGTGCCTCGCCTCCCTCTTCACCGACCGGGCGATCGCCTACCGGGTGGACAACGGCTTCGACCACTTCAAGGTCGCCCTCTCGGTCGGGGTCATAAAGATGGTCCGCTCCGACCTGGCATCGAGCGGGGTCATCTTCACGCTCGACACCGATACCGGTTTCCGGGATGTGGTCCTCATCACTGGTTCCTATGGCCTCGGCGAGATGATCGTCCAGGGCGCCGTCAACCCCGACGAGTTCTACGTCTTCAAGCCGACCTTCCGGAAGGGCTACCGGGCGATCGTCAGGAAGAACCTCGGCGAGAAGAGAGTGAAACTGATCTACGGCCACGGGGGGACGAAGGAGGTCACCCGGAGGGTCGATGTCCCGGAGGCCGACCGGAAGAGGTTCTGTATCGACGACGACGATATCCTGACGCTTGCCGGGTACGCGCTCACGATCGAGGACCATTACTCGGCGAAGGCCAATAAACCGGTGCCGATGGATATCGAGTGGGCGAAGGACGGCGAGACCGGGGAACTCTTCGTCGTCCAGGCCCGGCCCGAGACGGTGCAGTCGCAGAAGGCGGGAGACGTCCTCGAGACCTACCGCCTCGACGAGCGGGGGATGGTGCTCGCCGCCGGGAAGAGCATCGGGGATAAGATTGCCGCCGGAAAGGCCCGGATCGTCACCGACGTCAGCCGCCTCCCGGAGTTCAAGCCGGGGGAGATCCTGGTCTCCGACACCACGACGCCCGACTGGGAGCCCGTGATGAAGACGGCCGCCGCCATCGTGACGAACCGGGGCGGGCGAACATCCCACGCCGCGATCGTCAGCCGGGAACTCGGCATCCCTGCCGTCGTCGGGACGGGCGACGCGACCGAGAAGGTCCCGACGGGCCGGGAGGTGACGGTGAGCTGCGCCGAGGGGGAGGAGGGGTTCATCTACGATCGGGCCCTCCCGTTCCACGTCGAGAAGACCCGGCTCTCGGACCTGCAGCGGCCCCGGACCGAGGTGATGATGAACCTCGGGAATCCCGATATGGCCTTTGGGCTCGCTATGCTCCCGAACGACGGCATCGGACTCGCCCGGATGGAGTTCATCATCAGCAGTTACATCAAAGTCCACCCGATGGCGCTCGTCCACCCCGACCGGGTCACGGACGATTCCGTCCGGCAATCGATCGCGGACCTCACCTACGGCTACCCGGACGGGGAGGAATACTTCGTCGAGCGGCTCGCGGAGGGCGTCGGGACGATCGCCGCGGCGTTCTACCCGAACCCCGTCGTCGTCCGGACGAGCGACTTCAAGACGAACGAGTACGCGAGCCTTCTCGGCGGTGCTTACTTCGAGCCCGAGGAAGCAAACCCGATGCTCGGGTTCCGCGGCGCTTCCCGCTACTACGACGAGCGCTACCGGGAAGGGTTCAGCCTCGAGTGCCGGGCGCTGAAGCGGGTCAGAGAGGAGATGGGCCTGACGAACCTGATCATCATGATCCCCTTCTGCCGCCGGGTGGAGGAGGCAAAGCGGGTCATCGAGGAGCTCGCGAAGAACGATCTGCGCCGGGGCGAGAACGGTCTCCAGGTCTACCAGATGTGCGAGGTGCCGAGCAACGTCGTCGAGATAGATGCATTCAGCGAGTACTTCGACGGGTTCTCGATCGGCTCAAACGACCTGACCCAGCTCGTCCTCGGCATCGACCGCGACTCGGCGGTCGTGGGCGGGGCCTTCGACGAGCGCGACCCGGCGGTCAAACGGATGGTCGCTATGGCCGTCGAGGGGTGCCGGCGGAACGGACGGCACAGCGGACTCTGCGGCGAGGCGCCGAGCACCTACCCGGAGTTCGCCGACTTCCTGGTAGAGCAGGGGATCGACTCGATATCGGTCGAGCCCGATGCGATCCTGAAGATCACCCTCCGTGTGGCCGAGGTCGAGGAGCGGCTTTCAGCGGCAAAGAGGATGGCCCCGTTGCCCCGGTGA
- a CDS encoding plasma-membrane proton-efflux P-type ATPase codes for MERQVIGTDEARGMAVDDLYRVLSSRRDGLSGSEAGDRIRKYGYNEIPEKEESAVKKFLHYFWGPIAWMVEAALVISAVIGRWEDFAIILLLLLVNAVVGFWQERQAGNAIAMLKKRLALEARVLRDGRWQTIAARDLVPGDIVRVRYGDVVPADIKLVEGDFLSADESALTGESMPVEKHVSDIAYSGSTVKQGEMTALVVATGEKTFFGRTARLAGEAATVSHFRKAVVRIGDYLIVLAVALVTVVFIVSIIRQESLLETLQFALVLVVAAIPAAMPAVLSITMAVGATALARKEAIVSRLVAIEEMAGVDVLCTDKTGTITENRLTLADVVPFEGFGKDDVLLAALLASREEDRDPIDVAIIESEEAQDLKERLSAFTVTGFKPFDAVIKRTEATVRGGDGREFSVAKGAPQVILALAGERKDLRERVDRLSETFAKKGYRMLGVARSDAPNTWVYAGVLGLHDPPRDDSAATIKTAADMGLDVKMVTGDHTAIAREVAREVGLRTEITTADAFVKESDPKAAEIVEEAAGFAEVFPEHKYRIVSLLQSRGHIVGMTGDGVNDAPALKKADVGIAVAGATDAAKSAAAIVLTKPGLSVIIDAIKESRMIFQRMSHYVTYRIAETIRVLFFITLSILIFGFFPITALMIVLLALLNDIPIMTIAWDNVLYSRSPERWKMREILTLSTIIGFVGVVSSFTLLAIAQGPFNLPLDVIRSLVFLKLAVAGHLTVFVARTRGPFWSVRPAPVLLGAVIVTQTVATLITVYGFIITPIGWPLAVFIWVYALVWALVITDPIKVYAYRLIDRGSIPFVR; via the coding sequence ATGGAGCGTCAGGTGATCGGCACCGACGAGGCCCGGGGCATGGCCGTCGACGACCTCTACCGGGTTCTATCCTCCCGGCGGGACGGCCTGTCCGGGTCCGAGGCAGGGGACCGGATCCGGAAGTACGGCTACAACGAGATCCCCGAGAAGGAAGAGAGCGCGGTCAAAAAGTTCCTGCACTACTTCTGGGGCCCCATAGCGTGGATGGTCGAGGCGGCGCTCGTCATCTCCGCCGTCATAGGGCGCTGGGAGGACTTCGCGATCATCCTCCTCCTCCTCCTCGTGAACGCGGTCGTCGGTTTCTGGCAGGAGCGCCAGGCCGGAAACGCCATCGCCATGCTGAAAAAGAGGCTCGCGCTCGAGGCAAGGGTGCTCCGCGACGGCCGGTGGCAGACGATCGCCGCACGGGACCTCGTTCCCGGCGATATCGTCCGGGTCAGGTATGGGGATGTCGTGCCTGCCGATATCAAACTCGTCGAAGGTGACTTCCTCTCGGCCGACGAGTCCGCGCTCACCGGGGAGTCGATGCCGGTCGAGAAGCACGTATCGGATATAGCCTACTCCGGCTCCACCGTCAAACAGGGGGAGATGACCGCGCTCGTGGTGGCAACAGGGGAGAAGACCTTCTTCGGCCGGACCGCCCGTCTCGCCGGGGAGGCGGCGACGGTCAGCCACTTCCGGAAGGCCGTCGTCAGGATCGGCGATTACCTGATCGTGCTCGCGGTCGCCCTCGTCACCGTGGTCTTCATCGTCTCGATCATCCGGCAGGAGAGTCTCCTCGAAACCCTCCAGTTCGCGCTCGTCCTGGTCGTGGCGGCCATCCCCGCGGCGATGCCGGCCGTCCTCTCGATCACCATGGCCGTGGGGGCGACGGCGCTTGCGCGGAAGGAAGCCATCGTCAGCAGACTCGTCGCCATCGAGGAGATGGCCGGGGTGGACGTCCTCTGCACCGACAAGACCGGGACAATCACGGAGAACAGGCTCACCCTCGCCGATGTCGTCCCGTTTGAAGGGTTCGGGAAGGACGACGTCCTGCTTGCCGCCCTCCTCGCGTCCCGCGAAGAGGACCGGGACCCCATCGACGTCGCGATCATCGAGTCAGAGGAGGCGCAGGACCTCAAAGAACGGCTTTCCGCTTTCACCGTCACTGGCTTCAAGCCCTTCGATGCGGTGATAAAGCGTACCGAGGCCACGGTCCGGGGCGGCGACGGCCGCGAGTTCTCGGTCGCAAAGGGTGCGCCGCAGGTGATCCTCGCCCTCGCCGGCGAGAGAAAGGATCTCCGGGAGAGGGTCGACCGCCTCTCCGAAACCTTCGCGAAGAAAGGTTACCGGATGCTCGGCGTCGCAAGGAGCGACGCCCCCAACACCTGGGTATACGCCGGCGTCCTCGGCCTCCACGACCCGCCCCGCGACGACTCCGCGGCAACCATCAAAACGGCGGCGGATATGGGGCTCGACGTCAAGATGGTCACCGGCGACCACACCGCGATCGCCCGGGAGGTCGCCCGGGAGGTGGGCCTCCGGACGGAGATCACCACCGCCGATGCCTTCGTAAAGGAGAGCGACCCGAAAGCCGCGGAGATCGTCGAAGAAGCGGCCGGGTTTGCCGAGGTCTTCCCCGAACACAAATACCGGATCGTCTCCCTCCTCCAGTCGCGGGGGCACATCGTCGGCATGACCGGAGACGGCGTGAACGACGCCCCCGCGCTCAAAAAGGCTGACGTCGGGATCGCCGTCGCGGGAGCAACGGATGCAGCGAAGTCGGCGGCCGCGATCGTCCTTACAAAACCGGGCCTCTCAGTGATCATCGACGCGATCAAAGAGAGCCGGATGATCTTTCAGCGCATGAGCCACTACGTCACCTACCGGATCGCCGAAACCATCCGCGTCCTCTTCTTCATCACTCTCTCGATCCTGATCTTCGGGTTCTTCCCGATCACCGCCCTGATGATCGTCCTCCTTGCCCTCTTAAACGACATCCCGATCATGACCATCGCCTGGGACAACGTCCTCTACTCCCGGTCGCCCGAACGGTGGAAGATGCGCGAGATCCTCACGCTCTCGACGATCATCGGGTTTGTGGGCGTCGTATCCTCCTTTACCCTGCTTGCCATCGCGCAGGGACCGTTCAACCTCCCCCTGGACGTCATCCGGTCGCTCGTCTTCCTCAAACTCGCGGTCGCCGGCCACCTCACCGTCTTCGTCGCCCGCACCCGGGGCCCGTTCTGGTCCGTCCGGCCCGCCCCGGTCCTGCTCGGGGCGGTTATCGTCACGCAGACAGTCGCGACCCTGATCACCGTCTACGGATTCATCATAACGCCCATCGGCTGGCCGCTTGCGGTCTTCATCTGGGTCTACGCGCTCGTCTGGGCGCTCGTGATCACGGACCCGATAAAGGTCTACGCCTACCGCCTCATCGACCGCGGCAGTATACCGTTTGTCCGGTGA
- the glgP gene encoding alpha-glucan family phosphorylase, with amino-acid sequence MAARDPVCGMPVDPATATYSVDIRGGTYYFSNKLCRDTFVEGEKIAYFSMEIGLESDIPTYSGGLGVLAGDVIRSSADLFIPMVAVTLVNRKGYVRQRLTPEGDQVDLPDEWEPRGHMRELPERVTVRIGDANVAIRAWIYDYWSPVGGLVPVFFLDTDLPENTPDDRGITDCLYGGDQEYRFKQAIVLGIGGARMLAAQEIRVGKYHINESHSSLLTLELLRRPGMDEEKVQTHCIFTTHTPVATAFETFPREMAVRLLRGEVPPELLGQYVGDNGLALATLAFRLSRYVNGVTTAHMNFSQRLFPAFHIRAVTNGVHPHTWTSGPFRDLYDRYITGWAQEPELLVRVDKIPHEDIRHAHRQAKQTLVDYVREKNGVDLDPSALTIGFARRAAAYKRAALLFSDLEKLREAGRRGTIQLVFSGKAHPADAAGRQEIRRVHDAMHDLEGEVTGVYLENYSMDIAGLMTAGVDVWLNTPLPPYEASGTSGMKAALNGVVNFSVLDGWWIEGWIEGTTGWAIGPGPGAPVSEAERRARELQDLYSKLEYLIIPTYYLRKDEWATIMRSSIAKIAYYFNTHRMMRRYATEAYL; translated from the coding sequence ATGGCGGCGAGGGACCCTGTCTGCGGGATGCCGGTGGACCCGGCAACGGCAACGTATTCAGTGGATATTCGGGGCGGGACCTACTACTTCTCGAACAAACTCTGCAGGGATACGTTCGTCGAGGGGGAGAAGATCGCCTACTTCTCGATGGAGATCGGTCTCGAGAGCGATATACCGACCTACAGCGGCGGTCTTGGGGTGCTTGCCGGGGACGTCATCCGTTCGAGCGCCGACCTCTTCATCCCGATGGTCGCGGTGACGCTCGTCAACCGGAAAGGCTACGTGCGGCAGCGGCTGACCCCGGAGGGCGATCAGGTCGACCTTCCGGACGAGTGGGAGCCGCGGGGGCACATGCGGGAACTCCCCGAGCGGGTGACGGTGCGGATCGGGGATGCGAACGTCGCGATCAGGGCCTGGATCTACGACTACTGGAGCCCTGTTGGCGGCCTCGTGCCGGTCTTCTTCCTCGATACCGACCTCCCGGAGAACACGCCGGATGACCGGGGGATAACCGATTGCCTCTACGGCGGCGACCAGGAGTACCGGTTCAAACAGGCGATCGTGCTCGGGATCGGCGGGGCCCGGATGCTCGCGGCACAGGAGATCAGGGTCGGCAAGTACCATATCAACGAGAGCCACTCGAGCCTCCTCACCCTCGAGCTCCTCAGGCGCCCGGGTATGGACGAAGAGAAGGTGCAGACACACTGTATCTTTACCACCCATACCCCGGTGGCGACGGCGTTCGAGACGTTCCCGCGTGAGATGGCGGTTCGCCTGCTCAGGGGGGAGGTCCCGCCGGAGTTGCTCGGGCAGTACGTCGGGGACAACGGGCTTGCGCTCGCGACCCTTGCGTTCCGCCTGAGCAGGTACGTCAACGGCGTGACGACGGCGCACATGAACTTCTCGCAACGGCTCTTTCCGGCCTTTCACATCCGTGCGGTGACGAACGGCGTTCACCCGCACACGTGGACGTCGGGACCGTTCCGGGATCTTTACGACCGCTACATCACCGGCTGGGCGCAGGAGCCGGAGCTGCTCGTCAGGGTCGACAAGATCCCGCACGAGGATATCAGGCACGCCCACCGACAGGCTAAGCAGACCCTGGTGGACTACGTCAGGGAGAAGAACGGCGTCGACCTGGACCCTTCCGCCCTCACGATCGGGTTTGCCCGGCGGGCGGCGGCCTACAAGCGGGCAGCCCTGCTCTTCTCGGACCTTGAGAAACTGCGGGAGGCCGGCAGGCGGGGGACGATCCAGCTCGTCTTTTCCGGGAAGGCCCATCCGGCCGACGCGGCCGGCAGGCAGGAGATCCGCCGGGTCCACGACGCCATGCACGACCTTGAGGGGGAGGTGACGGGCGTCTACCTCGAGAACTACTCGATGGATATTGCGGGCCTGATGACCGCGGGGGTGGACGTCTGGCTGAACACGCCCCTCCCACCCTACGAAGCGAGCGGCACGAGCGGCATGAAGGCCGCCTTGAACGGCGTGGTCAACTTCAGCGTTCTCGACGGGTGGTGGATCGAGGGCTGGATCGAGGGGACGACGGGGTGGGCGATCGGCCCCGGACCCGGTGCCCCGGTGAGCGAGGCCGAACGGCGGGCCCGGGAACTCCAGGACCTTTACAGCAAACTCGAGTACCTGATCATCCCCACCTACTACCTCCGGAAGGACGAGTGGGCGACGATCATGCGGAGCTCGATCGCGAAGATAGCCTATTACTTCAACACGCACCGGATGATGCGTCGCTACGCGACGGAGGCGTATCTCTAA